CCGCCGCAACTCGCCCTCGATGCGGTCGACGAGTTCCTCGAGGACGGCGTCGAACTGTTCGTGGTCGGCAACGCTGCCGACGCGGTCCTCGACGTCGTCGGGAAGTTCGACGCGGAACTCGCCGTCGTGGGCTCGCGGGCGCTGCCCGCTCGCCTCACCCGCGGAGCGCGGCTCCGCGCTCCCCTCGTAAAACGGTTCGCTCTCGGCGAGCACCTTCCGGTCGATCGCCTTGAGAACGGTCGAATCGTACTTCCCGTGCAGTTGCTGGTAGGCGTTCGAGTACGCCGTCTCGAGTTCCTCGAAGTAGTGGACGTACTTCTCCTCGAATTTTTCGGGGTCGAACTCGGCGCTTCCGTTACTCATGCCCGTTCCTGGGGATGCGAGCCGGTAAACGGTTCGGGATCGAGGGGCGGGGCCGACCGCAACTTTACCTGCCTCACGCACCTAGAGTCGCCGATGACAGTCACCGTCCGGTACACCTGTCCCCACTGCGACGCCGTCGTCAGCCTCGAGCGGCCGCCGGATCTCGCGGACCGCTCGGTCACCAAAGTACAGCAGCCGGGCTGGGAGTACGCCGCCCCCGACGACCCGGACCGCGAGTCGGCCGACG
This portion of the Halopiger aswanensis genome encodes:
- a CDS encoding DUF5783 family protein, with amino-acid sequence MSNGSAEFDPEKFEEKYVHYFEELETAYSNAYQQLHGKYDSTVLKAIDRKVLAESEPFYEGSAEPRSAGEASGQRPRAHDGEFRVELPDDVEDRVGSVADHEQFDAVLEELVDRIEGELRRIFGFESSE